Below is a window of Pseudomonas monteilii DNA.
CCCGCGCGCTTTTGCAGGGGAATCAAAGCCACCGAGTTTACAGATCGCGGCGTAGAAAGGAATCTTCCTCCTACATGCCGTGCCATTCGGCGGAACCCTGCAGTCGGCCTTGACATCCGTTCTACTGATCGGCATGATTCGCGGCCTTATTTGTTTGCTATTTACCTAAAGTCTTTCGAGGAGCTCGACGGTGGCCAACTCACCTTCCGCCAAGAAACGTGCAAAACAGGCTGAGAAGCGTCGCAGCCACAACGCCAGCCTGCGTTCCATGGTCCGTACCTACATCAAGAATGTAGTCAAGGCCATCGACGCCAAAGACGCTGACAAAGCGCAAGCCGCCTACACCCTGGCTGTGCCTGTAATCGACCGTATGGCCGACAAAGGCATCATCCACAAGAACAAGGCTGCTCGCCACAAAGGCCGTCTGAACGCGCACATCAAGGCGCTGAAGACCGCAGCCTAAGCGATACGCGTGTTCAAAAACCGACCTCAGGGTCGGTTTTTTATTGCCTGCACCAAACCTCGGCCAGGCTATCGGGGGAAGAGTCGGACATTCGAATCGACTACACCTGCAGCGGTCAGCACCCTGACCTGCGCCGTGATGCATTCATCACGGCGCAGGTATCGATCACTGGGCGACCCGAATCTTCGGCGCCCAGTTGAGCCATTCGTCCTGGGGCTCCTCGAACAGCGCGAAGGTCTGACGAGGGCGTGCCTGGCTGCCCATCTGCTCGCCTTCGGGCGTGGCGAACGCGACACCGCC
It encodes the following:
- a CDS encoding 30S ribosomal protein S20 translates to MANSPSAKKRAKQAEKRRSHNASLRSMVRTYIKNVVKAIDAKDADKAQAAYTLAVPVIDRMADKGIIHKNKAARHKGRLNAHIKALKTAA